GACTCATTACGATATGAGCAAACGGTGGTCAACTCGGCGACGCCTGTGTGACCTGTCTTGTCAAAGTTGCCGCACGCGCCTTGTTTCTCTTTGTACCCAGTGTGATATACAAAGCCTCGGAGTGCAGCTATCTCGGAGGCCTTTAAGAtgaacgtaataataataataatatttggagttttacgtgccaaaatcactttctgattatgaggcacgccgtagtggaggactccggaagttttgaccacctggggttctttaacgtgcacctaaatctaagcacacgggcgtttttaagATGAACGTAATTTGCACTGACATCTTGGAGGATTAGTGCTAATCCGTCAGCACAGCTGTGCGCGcggaaaaagaaacacaagcagACGAGGAAACATCGACAGGATGAACGCAAGTCATATTAAGGTGTCCTTCTGCAGTTCTTTCTTGCTTGCGTGTATTATCAACGGCTACTCAAATGCAGTGGCCGTCGGCCTCGAGGTGAGTGTTGTACTAAGAATGTTACATAAAACGAATATGTGCGTGCGGGACACGCGTGTGCAGGAAACGCCTTGCACATAACCGCGAGCACGCACGTCTTCGCACTCCCCACAAAAGCGCGTTCTCTGAACGTGGCGCAGGATACCACCGCAGAATGGACATGCAGTTCCACGAGCACGACGAATCGGCCGACGCCTCCGGCAGGGAACACCGCCGTCACCGCCTCTGGCACGACTCCGACGGGGCTCTCCACGCCGCCGACCCGCGCCACCGCCAGGCGCGAGACCCTCCGGGAGCGCTGCCGGGTACTGGCAACGGCACCGCTACCGCTCGCGGTAGCAGCGACGTCCCGCGCCTGGACGCCTGCGACGACTTCTACGAGTTTGTCTGCGGCTCCGGCGGCTTGGACAGAGAAGGGGAACTGCTCAAGGAAGTCGCCGCGCCACGACAGCCTTACATCAACCAGGCAAGAGTGCTGCGCGAACCAACCGTGAGGTGGTGCACAGTTCGGAGCGCTGTTAAACATAACGGATAGGCCTTTTATAGCGCGCGCTAATTATCTTTATTTTTCACTCGAGCAACTGCGCAATCGCGGCGAATAGTTTGAAGACCATGGGTGCGGCGAAATTGCCCTTTTttacatcttttctttttcgcagccACGACAAACAGCTAGAATTTGGCGGTGCAACTCGGGACTACATGCGAAAAAGTGTAGGCCCCAGTTGCACGTCGCAAAAGGAGAAAATCGAATGTTTTCTGTAGGTGCTGTAGTCTCCGGACTACTTAAGACGACAACACAATCGCTCGGCTTTGCGCTGTATGACCTTTGGTTGCTGGCGATTGAACATTGCTAGATACTGGTGTGGATATAGTGCACTGATCCATTTTAAGCCAGCACTGTTAACTGCAGCGCCAATCAAGTGAGAGCCACACAATGTGGAGTTCTCTTTAGAAATGAAGCGCGCTGTATAAGTGAAAACGACACCGAGCTGGCGATAGCGCCCTATAGCTTTGACGAGCGACGCTGTTTCACTCGAGAAGGGAACTGCGTGTACATCTCCACTTCTGTGCCGACAAAGGTTCGTGCAATGCGCGGATTCCATATTCTAGATACACACGCGGCATATACGATCTAGCGGCCGTAATCTGCAACTCATTTACATACACAGACTTGGACTACACTGCACGAACTATGAAGAGTGATGCGAGTTAGTGGTCAAGTATGCCCCAGGTCTGGGGACACGAGTGTGTAGGGTTACCTAAATTTCGCAGAATTAGGCAATGTGATAATCTGACCGTGGTACCGTCTTCTCTTACCATTTTTTAATTCAACTCTGGAAAAAGCATCAAGAGCAAAGAAACTTCTTTGACCTTTCGGATTTACGCGAAACTCGGTGTCCCTTCAGTGTATCGGCGATTTGAGTTGTCGAATATTTCTGTCACGCTGGTAGTGCGAGCACTTGAAAACGCGTTGCTTCCAATTTTAAGCCAAGAACAAGGTAGCCTTTTTCTTTTACTGCGATGCTTTCTTTCTGGGAAACTCGTACCAGGTTTGCTTTGTTGCCTGCAGCCCTAAATGCATTAATTCGTTTGCTGGTAGCTGTAACACATGCATGAAATTTTTATTTCTCCAGAAAGTTATCTATTTCTTGGTTGATACATTCGTCTGAACCTCACATTGAAGCATGTGCGCCACATACGTTCAGCAGTAGGCTCACTGATTTAAAACGTCACGCCCCATTGTGTCGGGTTAACAAGTGCAAtcactaaattaaaaaaaagcccTTGCGGAGTTGAGTAAATTTGTATTAGATCACTTCGGCGTCTGCAGTTCTGAAGCCTAACCGACGGTTCCCTAATTTTTCATGAGTCGCCCAGATATGTAAACATACCTCGAGTGGAAGAGTGTCTTTCTCGGAAACTTGCAAGAACTACTGTAAAAATATATTTATCGGCATTTTGAGTTATCTAGAACCTTTCCTAGCTATGCAGCTCCACAGAGTAATTAAATTTGACGACTGATCGGCTACTAAACGCCTTCTCATCACAGGTCACGGAAATGCTCCTGAACAATCTACAGGATACATTCAGTGCATACCGTGAGGCGGACCCTTACAAGGACTTTCCCAGCATGTTTATCAATCAAGCGGCCAATTTCTTGCCCAACTGCACGGCCGTCTACAGCCGCAACGGCATGGGCTGGGACCCTTTCCAGGACATCCTAGAAGACATCGGCCTGGGCCGCTGGCCGTCGCGGCTGCCCGAAAACATCAGCAGCCTTCCGGCACTCGTCGGCAAAGTGGACGCTGCCCTGGGCGTTTTCCCGCTTGTCGACGTGACCGTCAAGAACGAGTACGAGTCCAAGTATTCCGTGCACCTCGACGTTCCGGCGACGATCCTCAAGAGGAGTCAGACGTGGTACACGTCCTCGAACCTAACGGAGTACGCCGTCAGTATAGCCAAAGCTCTCATTCAGATGGGCTCCCTGAAGGTGGCGGCCGAGGTGCAGGCAGCCGACATTGTCAGATTAGAAGTCCAGCTGGAGGAGGCCGTCAGCCCGCGACAGTTCGAGCCTCCGCCCTTGAGGACGCGGACCCTGGACAAACTGCCACACGGCCGCGCCTGGGAGTGGAAGGCGTACTTTACCACGCTGCTCAAGAACTTTCCGGCCGACGAAGAGGAGTTCGTGAGCGTCGAAGTCTTGGCACAGCAGTATTTAGAAGAACTGGCCAAAATtctggacaacacgaacacctcGAGCGTCGTCTTCTACGTTGGCTACAGGGTTATGGTTCACCTTTCAGCCGTGCTTCCCGACGTAGTCGAATATTTTACGCCGCTTAGCTTCGACGGCATGGTTCCCAGCGCCAACTTGAGGCTGCAGGCTTGCGCGAGGCTCTTAGAGCTGGTCTACCCGCAAGGTACGCGCACTTTCCTCCGGATGTCCCTGGGACTTCCCGAGAGCACGCTGCGGTACGACACGCGCTACGACGCCGAGGTCCAGGAGGTCTTCGGCGACCTCAACCGACACCTACAGATGGTCGCCAAGCGCACTCCCTGGTACGACCCGGTCGAGCGCGTCGTCGCCGTCGAGAAGCTCAAGGCCGTCCAGTTCACCTTCTTCGGGACGACGCAGAACCTGACGCCGATCGCCGAGTACTACAACCTCAACGTGCCCGTGTTCCGCGGCACGCGGCTGCTGGAGGGCTTGTACAACATGCTCATCAACAGCCGCCGCACCTACTACCGGCCGCAGACGCGTTCCCGCGACTGGGACAACCGCTACCACGCGTCCAGCCTAGCGCTGGGCTACGAGTACACGCACGGTCGGAACGCGCTCTTCTACCCGTACTCCAACGTGGCCGCTCTCAACCTGACGGCCGGTGGTAAGCTGCGCGCGCTGGACATCCCCGTTCTGGGCGCGAACATGGCGCGAGGCCTGGTGGCGGCCATCGACGAGCGCGGCTCGTACATCGACCACAGGGGCCGCGTGCGGAGCTGGTGGAGCCACGAGACGGCGGCCAAGTACCACGTCATCCGCGACTGCTTCCGGGCCCAGTACAAGCGCGCCCTGGAGGAGATTCTCCGCGACGACGTGGACCTGATACGCACCATAGAGGACGACATCGCGGATAACGCTATCATCTATCCGCTATTCAGGTGAGCGCCCAACGCATGTTCGGGGCGTGAAGCACTCCCTCACTACTTTTCTTTGACTTCCCGTTGGAAGCGGCAGACGGGCAAGCACGTGTGGCAAGAAATCATTTTCCTCGCTGAGCAAGACTTGCGAGTATGGTTTACGGGGTTCGGTGATTTGTTGATTGGTACCGCTTAATATAGTAATTAAATTAGATCTGTACGAGAGGTCACTGGACATATATAGCATAGCAGGGTGGGAGCTTGGGCGAGTTAGAAGTAGCCGTAGAACTTTCGAAGCTCGATACAAACGGATCATAGACAAAGAAATAGAGCCGTAATTTCTGTGCCTCTTTGTTTCCCATTATGTCCCAtgtttaacgtttttttttttttgcaacgtcaCCTGGCGTTGTCGAGCACGATAATCTTTAGGGCTTGCCCGATGTGAGCCCACTAAATTTATTTGTTATCTGGATACCAGAGGCAATAAGGATACTGTCCTGTGTCCCTTTCCCACGCAAAAGAGCAAGCTGAAGCTACAGCGTTCGAATTTGATGTCGTTTGTGAAATGGCTGTCTGTGTGCGAAAGGGCTATCTGTGTGTGGGGAGTGTGACAAGGGAGCTCACACTcctgtcctttgtgtttcgccgCGAAAGCAAGGGAGGGCTTCTTGGGCCGCCGAAATTTTGCCCCCAAATTTGCGAATTTCCAACTATACTCTCGGCTATCGCTACCGTTAGCTTCGCCAAAGCACATATAGCAGTTGCAAAAAAAGCAGTTCTCATACTAGGCCCACTGAAAATGAACTGCCGCAAGCAAGAATCTATTGTCATGAAACTGAAAGGCATCGGCTTTTGATTTTTATTACACAATTAATCTAGGCTGCGTTCATCTCATCGCTGACAAGTTGGATACTGAGACTGAAGGTGTCAAAGTTAGCGCCTGCCCGCATATCgtgtattttcttctttatttttttttcgctccggcAGTGAACTATCCAACAACCTTGTGACGGCGTGCAGGCTATAGTTCTGTGGCTCTAATCGAGATATTGGCCGTGATGGTACCGAATGACAGATTCACAAGATGTCCTGCCGTATTTCGAGGAAATCAGCCATCATTTACAATAACTTGCGGCTagaactgcagcttatgtaaccgtagcgtttaccgggaaacgcgttctagtagaaacgcggcctcttgcgtgggcgaTCTTCTGTTACTGTTTCGCACCGTTTAATATTTCTGTCTGAGAAGAGCTAGCATAAATGTAGTGCGCTATTGGTGTCATTctttccattacatttgtttgtgggctgcagTTCTCAAAATTCCAAAGAATAACTTTGAAAGAATGCGATATCTGAGCAACTGTCGTGGTAGAAGAATGGTTGGATACGCGcggttcggaatttggttcgaaaaCACTTTCGCCGAAGCGATGTCCAACGCTACCCGCGCGACGCCGACGCAGGATCTTCTGCGAAACgtggcccttaacgctgtcacgttaatGAAAAACAGGTGCTCGTGCCTCCCAATGACGTATGTTGTGGCGACGTGTAAAAAAACCCCGAATTCGTTATTTCTTTCGCGTCATTTGTAATGTCGATACACTCGCGAAACCTGCCACTGCAGGTACTATATGCGGCAGGCCAAGCGCACGCTGGCCGTGGGCTCGGGACGCATGCTGCGCCGGCTGTTCTTCGTGCAGTTCGCCCGCGCCCACTGCTACCGCACGAACGACACGCGGTACGAGCGGCGCATGGCGTTCTTCGGCGAGACGCCACCGCGGCTGCGCGTCAACCTGCCCCTCGCCAACTTCAAGGCCTTCACCGAGGCCTTCGGCTGCCAGGAAGGGGACACCATGTACCCACGCAAGGAACGTTGTTCCCTCTGGTTCACCGAAGACGAGAGATAAAAAAAGGAGATATTCGAGGGTGTTTCTCGGGGCGTTTTCCTCATTCGAAAGTAAATGTACGTTGTAAACGTGCCACCTTTCGGTAAAGGTGGAcgctatcattttttttctttctcgccaataacaaaaaaaaaaaaaaaagaaaggcgcgcgGGCTGGACGAAATGCTTTCATCTCCCGTTATTGGTGACCTTCGAGATACCTTAAGCCAAAATCCTGAGCCGTTGTCCGGGCGCTCAGTATGGAACGCGAACACCCGGACATCGtagctgacaaggaaatttattcacccgtaggcacgcttacaactgtggtatgaacgaaaagtacaatataaggtacagcacatgtaatacatcatacttgatgtaaacaaaacaggttagcaaacgaaataataaatggtgtctgcttgacactggctttgctacacaacgacaacaacaacaacaacaacaacaacaaaactgattacagcgtccacgcaaacgcattattgtcagcctcgaatttatgaaaggtacccggggcacataTAGTGTGAACTAGGGCAACAGAATTGAGCTGTAGAAAGGCTTTGCCTCGGGAGgcggttatgtaccgcgtagaccagcggcgaagaaactcggcttcaccgagtttgaacaactgttcttcaaaatgaccccatactatcacccgtagtttccgcattctggggtacattgctctagtTGACTGCCGAAATCGTTCTGCGATGTTGCGGGAGCACCACAAAACGCAGctagcgctgtagcagacgagactcgcaaaccgatctcggcgctgtggtggccgcacgatggatattgcgaacattcttgcaactagcttccagaaggtgcgtgctacaacgcagtccttaactacatgcgcgttggtctctgtttgtgcgcaatatatgcgtccatcattcgctaccatatgccagcgttcaagcctgtcccttgtaggtagaatgccccactgatattgccaatgaaaatccttcacttgagagggcaaatcaggtgaaagcacggctgtccatgtttgtgtagtagctgtctgtggaggtacagctgtctcacacaacatttcacaaagcctggaaactggtgtcgcacgccactttgtaattcttagttgtacaagctggctttgcaagcgcgcagccgccgcatgctgcggtgctggcgttaccgccgtcggaagcaagttgcATGTACAGtgcggcataagcgttcgacggtaatggcccagccaataaaggagcagtggcctaccagggtactcatcatcatcaagtagatcacatgtacacttagtgcacaacagcctaccgaatgtgactatgcacggcaagctccgTCCTCCGCTGGATTTCGGCAGACGCAAGAATGgctgcgctacgtattgcgacttgtttagccagaaccatgagaaaataagtgagtttactactcgtactgttggtgacggcgggagagctacccttgcagcaaaccacagtttactgtacaatacgttcttaatgaagaaagccctttctgccagcggcagtggcgacgcagtcactgcttccgactgttctttaatgcagctgacaatgtctcgccacgtgtgaggtgaaacaccacttgtACAAAATTTGATATCTAGTATTTGCATATGCTCGGTCTGTTTAATGTCCCCTGGTAGCGTTATTTCGGCGCGAGCGAAATTTAATGCTTCACATTTGGTCATATGTATTTTGCCCCCTGGCATTgaagcatattgattataaatacgaaatgcctctacaagactgtccccatcccgtaaaaacaaagtgatgtcatccgcatgcGCCGATACTTTTATGCACCCGGTTCCCGGCATAGGAAGACCTCTTACGAGCGGGCTCTCGCTAAATCGCCTTaacaacgggtcaatcgcaagcacaaaca
The sequence above is a segment of the Dermacentor variabilis isolate Ectoservices chromosome 7, ASM5094787v1, whole genome shotgun sequence genome. Coding sequences within it:
- the LOC142588750 gene encoding neprilysin-1-like — its product is MTKLRNIAHHCMSVLSSFASAVLFASAFILAFLILEGYHRRMDMQFHEHDESADASGREHRRHRLWHDSDGALHAADPRHRQARDPPGALPGTGNGTATARGSSDVPRLDACDDFYEFVCGSGGLDREGELLKEVAAPRQPYINQARVLREPTVTEMLLNNLQDTFSAYREADPYKDFPSMFINQAANFLPNCTAVYSRNGMGWDPFQDILEDIGLGRWPSRLPENISSLPALVGKVDAALGVFPLVDVTVKNEYESKYSVHLDVPATILKRSQTWYTSSNLTEYAVSIAKALIQMGSLKVAAEVQAADIVRLEVQLEEAVSPRQFEPPPLRTRTLDKLPHGRAWEWKAYFTTLLKNFPADEEEFVSVEVLAQQYLEELAKILDNTNTSSVVFYVGYRVMVHLSAVLPDVVEYFTPLSFDGMVPSANLRLQACARLLELVYPQGTRTFLRMSLGLPESTLRYDTRYDAEVQEVFGDLNRHLQMVAKRTPWYDPVERVVAVEKLKAVQFTFFGTTQNLTPIAEYYNLNVPVFRGTRLLEGLYNMLINSRRTYYRPQTRSRDWDNRYHASSLALGYEYTHGRNALFYPYSNVAALNLTAGGKLRALDIPVLGANMARGLVAAIDERGSYIDHRGRVRSWWSHETAAKYHVIRDCFRAQYKRALEEILRDDVDLIRTIEDDIADNAIIYPLFRYYMRQAKRTLAVGSGRMLRRLFFVQFARAHCYRTNDTRYERRMAFFGETPPRLRVNLPLANFKAFTEAFGCQEGDTMYPRKERCSLWFTEDER